One Rossellomorea aquimaris DNA window includes the following coding sequences:
- a CDS encoding DUF4030 domain-containing protein produces the protein MKYSNDQFKELQDQLKITDKSKEQLRSKIMQSTFKNKKSHLKKYGWIAAACMLFIVISPFYSTTMASIVAKVLPISITPNVSDGQQNPDLTSKLFKLVEKEGYTVNSVGTITSPFTIEISLILKDSTLKQAKEDLESKITNYLYENGYDEYELKIIEAPEVPNNVRGEDSKKLYDQVREIVKEVFASYGYAEEAEYELAGIKGTDATTIVTIDMPDHIEESKEIIADIEKEIELQNLDVKGIEVDTFNLEHRQQDNRWSFISSDIYDAMAGKSTYQLAGLSYNVKKGHSYVWIKTDLDEPLSQEHTEEIEKAIQEYLALPETKEQIRNDEYTIQFLLKNGESFVEITS, from the coding sequence ATGAAATACTCAAATGATCAATTTAAGGAATTACAAGACCAATTAAAGATAACAGACAAATCGAAAGAACAACTTAGAAGTAAAATAATGCAGAGTACCTTTAAAAATAAAAAGAGCCATTTAAAAAAATATGGTTGGATAGCTGCAGCGTGTATGCTCTTTATTGTCATATCCCCATTCTACTCAACGACGATGGCAAGTATTGTAGCGAAAGTGTTACCAATTTCTATCACTCCTAATGTGTCAGATGGCCAACAGAATCCTGATTTAACATCTAAGCTCTTTAAATTAGTCGAAAAGGAAGGATACACTGTTAATTCTGTAGGGACAATAACATCTCCATTCACGATTGAAATCTCACTCATTTTGAAGGATTCAACATTAAAGCAAGCAAAAGAAGACCTTGAATCTAAGATCACAAATTATCTATATGAAAATGGGTATGACGAGTACGAATTAAAGATTATCGAAGCACCTGAAGTTCCCAATAATGTGCGAGGCGAAGATTCTAAAAAACTTTATGACCAAGTACGGGAGATTGTGAAGGAAGTATTCGCTTCCTATGGATATGCCGAAGAGGCAGAGTATGAGTTAGCGGGAATTAAGGGAACTGACGCTACAACAATCGTCACAATTGATATGCCCGACCATATTGAAGAGTCAAAGGAAATTATTGCAGATATTGAAAAAGAAATAGAATTACAAAATTTAGATGTGAAAGGTATTGAGGTGGATACTTTCAACTTAGAACATCGTCAGCAAGATAATCGTTGGTCCTTTATTTCATCTGATATATATGACGCAATGGCAGGAAAATCGACTTATCAATTGGCAGGACTATCGTACAATGTGAAGAAAGGACACTCTTATGTATGGATAAAAACGGATTTGGATGAACCACTTTCTCAAGAACATACTGAAGAAATTGAAAAAGCAATACAAGAATATTTAGCTTTACCAGAAACGA